A region of Mustela lutreola isolate mMusLut2 chromosome 17, mMusLut2.pri, whole genome shotgun sequence DNA encodes the following proteins:
- the CHCHD2 gene encoding coiled-coil-helix-coiled-coil-helix domain-containing protein 2, producing MPRGSRSRTSRMAPPASRAPQMRAAPRPAPAAQPPAAAPPSAVGSPAAAPRQPGLMAQMASTAAGVAVGSAVGHTIGHAITGGFGGGSSAEPSRPDITYQEPQGAQPAYQQPQQQFGPCHYEMKQFLECAQNQGDLKLCEGFSEVLKQCRFANGLA from the exons ATGCCGCGTGGAAGCCGGAGCCGCACCTCCCGCATGGCCCCTCCGGCCAG CCGGGCTCCTCAGATGAGAGCTGCACCGAGACCAGCGCCTGCAGCTCAGCCGCCAGCAGCGGCTCCCCCATCTGCTGTTGGCTCACCTGCGGCTGCACCCCGGCAGCCCGGTCTCATGGCCCAGATGGCATCCACTGCAGCTGGCGTGGCTGTGGGCTCTGCTGTTGGGCACACGATAGGTCACGCCATCACTGGGGGCTTTGGTGGAGGAAGTAGTGCTGAGCCTTCAAGGCCTGACATCACTTACCAG GAGCCTCAGGGAGCCCAGCCAGCGTaccagcagccacagcagcagtTTGGCCCTTGCCACTATGAGATGAAACAGTTTCTGGAGTGCGCCCAGAACCAGGGTGACCTTAAGCTTTGTGAAGGTTTCAGCGAGGTGCTGAAACAGTGCAGATTTGCAAATG GATTAGCCTAA